The genomic region TATCAAACAGAGGCATAGGGAAGGTCTTATTTATAGATTCAGTATTAGGGTTCCTGGGTTCTAGCGGAAGTGGAGTTCTGGAATGTTCTTTCACCCGTTAAGAGATCAAAGAAATCTGGATCGTTTATATGACGATGCTACGGTTATTTATAACATTACGTGCTATTTAGAACCCCACGCAACCAATGAGAAGACGAACCATTTTTTATGACGATTGTAATTTGTTTCACACCACTTATTCCTCCGTGCTATTTAATTTGAGCACGAGAAAGCCGGATCACAGTTTTCATTATTAGTATCGGGATCGGTCTCGGCCGATACAGATCCTGATCGCCCTGAATTCGGTGGGATTAGATGGATTTCACCCctgtttttattaaaaaattgagttatttttactttttcacCCTTGGTGCAAATCCATCCACTAAGAGAGGATCTCTACAAAGTCGGTATTGACCTTTAACAATTCTCATTCAAGTCAGATACCCTTCCCTAATTATAGCCTGGAATTTTGCCATTCCGGTTGGAAAATTAGATGGCTGAGACCAAGGatttaaatcagtgaaaatcGTCTGCAGCATCGGGTGATTGATTCCTCAGAACCCATGTTCAGATGCTCTCAATGAACATGCTCTCAATTGTCCTGCTTGATGCTCATTGCTTGCTATAGAGGGTATCTAGATTAGTGCAAGATAACAATATACGTCCAATTTTGCCCTTAACttttgaagaaaaacaaatttaaacGGATTGAATTGGCCGCTGATCAATGGCTTCTAGGTCATTTTGCCAGTTACTTCTGATTCAGATCCCAATTTCTATTACACGAATCAATGACAAAAACCTAAATATCGATATAGATCCCAATGTCCCCTCCTCACATGTTAAATTCTAATTGACCATtaagaaggaagagagatatTTTGGTTGCAtggaaaattaaaggaaaggaagtgaaaatttttagaaaaatatttttaaaattattattcattattccatatgattatataaactactaaatttttttttatcataattaATTTTGAAATATAGGGAATTGGATGCCTGGTAGAAGCTACTTAACGTTGCAATCCCACGACGCAGCTTTGTTGAACAAAAGGAAAACCATATTCATTGGGAGCATTCCCACCATATGTCATAGTTAGAAAGTCAGGTTTTTCAACTCAACTCACCCTCCTCAAAATTAGTAACTCGGATGAGTGAAATCTAGTGAGGGCAAGTAGAGTAAGAAAACCTAGTTTTCAATCAATGCTTAAGAGAACAAACAGATATAGTTGAATCGCAAGTGAGAAACAGATATGATCAGACAAAAGAAAAGGCAAGAGAGCAAAAAGTGAGCATTTTCTTCTCCAggtaagaaaattaattagattacagagaaaaaaaagtgacaGCATTTTCTTCTCCAGGTAAGAAAATGAATTAGATTACAGAGATCTTGCATGAAAATAACAAACAATATACTGGTAAAGCATTGGATCACTGCCAGATCAATCAATGAAAACATTGACATAGAACCAAATCAAGGAGAATATGGAAAATGACGACTTACCGAAACCTTCACAATGAGAGCTACTTGAAGGTGGTGGTTATCGCAGCTGTTGGTGAACTTTTTGAAGTCATTGAAATGTGATGCTAATTGCCTCTGTATTCTGTGTATTCTGTAAGTATACCTGTTCCTCGAGCAACAAAGCTGTAAACCAACAACTGCCGCCTGTCTCTCGAACTCTAACACTACCACTAGCATTGCAGACTcatgggaaaaggaaaaagaacagagagagagaaaccaggTTTTTTCAAAAATGCTATACACGAGGAATATACCATAATCTATACATAAAACCCATCCCATGCTTTAAGAAACTCAAAATGTAACTTTACAAGACATTGACTTGGGGACAAAATTGGCTGTACTATCTACTCACAAAATGCACTAAAGTACCACAGTAGATTACCCTAGGTGCCCCATAGATCGTCCAGGATGAATGCCCAAGGTCCCAGGCATGCTTGCTTCTCCTGTCCTCGAGTAAGCTTGTTGCCGCAGTCCATGGGCATTGATACTGTTGGTAACAAGCACATGCATTTGGGAAAGACTAGGAGACGAAATCTGATTGGGTGGTGGTCCAGAAAATTGTGCTGGTGGAGTTGGTTGGCCCATATACTGGCTAAGAGCAGCAGAATAAGCCGGACCTGTGAGACTTCCCCTCATTCTCCCAGAGGGACGCCAGTTATGCTCTGATGATAATTCCCCTAATCCATCTGCACTGGAGACAGGTTGCAACACATTTCCTCCTCCCTGCTCATCCATTGGCATTGCTAAAGAAGGTCCTGTTCGGGGTGGGTGGAGTTGAACAGGCACTGTTAATGGTCTTGCCATCTGCGCAGTTCGCAAACCAGCAGACATAGGCAGAAGATGTTGATTGGTTGTGCCTCCTGTAGCCAACCCAACTCCCCGTGCACCTACTTGCTGAATCTGTGTTCGTGGAAAATGAGTAGACTGCAACAGACTTGAGGGCCGGTTCATATTTTGAGGCAACCTTGAGTTTGGAAGTTGCTGGTGGCTAAGCTGGGAAGAGCTTCTTAAAGCACCTGCAACTTGGGTAGTTGCCAGAAGGCCAACAACCTGTGGGAGTGATTGAGTTGGAAAGTGTATTCGTTGTTGATGATCCCAGCTCTGTCACAAAAAACATCGACATCAAATGGAAACTTTACGAAGCTAAACATCAACATCAAATGGAAACTTTAAAAAGGCACAGAATTTTAAATTAACTTCATTGCTTTGTTGACTAAGAGATCACAGTAATAACTAGCAAGTgtgaaaatggaaaatgaaaatattggaAAAAGATGTTGAACACATTGAGCTGTCCAGTTTCTAGATGTGCAAATTTTGGGAGAGTAATCTTCTAACACTTGCCTTTTCTAATATCCCTGCTAAAGGTGTCAACCGGTACGGTATTCGGTATTCAGTACGGTTTCAGTATAATACAGCAGACCAAGAGTAGATACCAAAGGCACACTGTATtgagaaaattattatttttcaatacCGATACCATACCGGCTCGGTAAGGTTTCAATGCAGTttttatttggcataaatacgGTTTCTTATTTAATTCAGTACTTCTTgccatttttccccttttacgTATACATAGTCGGTAATTCAGTATCCGGTAAGGGTGTCAACGTGCACGGTTTTGGTATTTCGGTATGGGCCGAACAGTTTGTCTAAAAAACCAATACCGTACCTAACTAAGAAAATACTGTTTGTCATACCGAAACCGTACCAAACCACCAAATTGAAACTGTACCAAATCACCAAATTGACCACAGAGAGTAAACCAATAGAAGGTCAAGCACATCATTTAAATTCTCATACTTGACATCCCCCTTTAACAAGAGATATGAATGACAAACTAGACTCCAccaataaaagtaaatgatCCCAAATTCCCACCAGGTGAGATCAATCATAGCCTAAATTATATGAATCAAATATGGAACAGAAAAAGACCTCATGATGATGAAAGAAACCCAAGGTTCGATTCCACAGACAAGAAGATAACATACCAACCACACGTGCATATGGGATGACTTGAACCCACCATTTAAATAGACCTCATAGTATATTTCTGAATCCAAAATAAACCCTAttggatgatgaagatagtCTATTCAACTATTTCAACAAGACATCGCTAGGTGGGGTTGCATAATATCTTTTTTTCCTGGTTGAATAATAGCATCATCTAGTAGATGACTTCAATCAAACTACAGATGACCACGgattttaattcaaaaaaactTCAAGAGGTCAAACCTGTATCATCAAAGGTTGCTGCATTGAAGATGATGCAATGTCTGAAGTCGGCAGAGGATTCATTAGTGATCTGGAGAACTGTTGCTGCATTTCTGCCTCACCACCAACAGCATTGAATCCATTTGTATCCATTACACTCTGAGAAACAGAAGGGGCACCATCTGGCAGCAAAGAATTCAAATTTGTTCGCAGCCGTTGATTTGAACTCGGCACTTGAGTCTGAGCAGGAAGAGCCTGAATTGCTATTGGAGTTCTGCTAATATTTCGGGATACTGTTGTTCTTCCATATTCGTTACTGACAATTGAATTACCAAATTGTGATGGCTGTATCTGCAAGTTAAAGGGGACGGAAAATTGAACTGGATGTACAGAGGTTGTAGGCTGAGTAGCCCCCTGGACGTCAGCTCGATTAAGAGCAGGAGAGATAGCATCAGTTAGCACAGGAGATGGCACAAAATTGGTTGGGGTGGCCTCAGAAATCGCACCAGCCGCAGTATCCAGCATACTGCTGGAGCCTGCTGGTCCAAAAGTGTCACTAGAAATGGACAAGAACATTCCTTCCCAGAAATCATCTTCGATTTGAAGACCAGAACTTAGACCGACCTCAGCTGTAGTGTTGACTGCCATTGGGATGGCCAGACTGGTAGCCACAGAATacccttggaagttatcccggAAGGGTTTCCTGTCTTCAGTTTCAAATAGATTAGCAGTATATCTTTCATCATCTTCCCCAGTGAGATCCACGACATTAGCAGGGTCCTTTGAGAACTCATGCTTCTCAGGCCCATTATTCTCATAACTCAGTGTACCACCATGTGGTTGATGTGTTTGGTCATTACTATCAAAGGCTGCCTTCCAGGATCCATCCACTAAGATAATAACATCAGAGACACCCTCTGCTACCTCTTCCAAGACCTGAACAAGAAATTCCGGAGTTATTCAAATAGGATAAATGCCCCACATGTGAGATCAATAGCGCTTACCTTAACCATATGCTGATCGATACGTATGTCAGTATAGCAGACTGAATGGTTGCAATGAGGGCAGCGCCAGGATGGTCTTCTGGAGTTTATTTCCAGGAAGTTACCATAATCGAAACACTGTGAAATGCAAAGCATAAGTCAAGAAGACTTAACGGGGTTCAACACGTCAGCCTACTATGACCTTCTGTCGACCATACAGAAAGCATACTATGACAGCAGTCACAGCATCAGGTAGTCAGATCCAATATTATATGTACCCACACATCAGAGATTTCGAATGCTAAAGATAAACCAAATGGGAGATCCTAGAAGTAAATTACTATACCCAGACTCCGAACCACATTATGACAAttccaaaagaaataaagttgTCATTATGAAAACTTTCtcgatgcaaaaaaaaaaaaaaagacaaggcaCTAGACTAAAGTAAATTAAATTCATAAGCAATATAAATGCAAATTTTCGGACAATCTGAAATAGTAACCAGAGAGAATTAGGGTAATAACTTCCCCATTATGCTCTGCAAGAGGCTGGGCACAGTGGTTCCACTCCCCTCTACAAGAATGGTGTATAAGCCACTACTGCATGGTTGACCATCGTAGTCCAACAGACAGGTAATATGAAATACTTCCAAACGATGCAATGTTGTTGATTTATGAAACTCACCTGATGATGTTTGCAAAGATGTCCTTTCACTGGAGTTCTAATACGTGTGTGGCTGTTGAAAGTTGGACACACAATGCAGATCAATTAGTAATGGAACCAATGGAACCACAGAATCCAGATGTCATAGGAAGTGCAAACATCATCTATCTTGAACTCCACCCCCAAgcggaaaaaaaatacaaaagaaggaaaaggatccAATAATAAATCATTAAAGCCTTCTCATTCCCGAACCTAAATTGCCTTTATTGCTTATGGTACCGTATTGTGGACATCAGAATTGCATATTAAATTGTAGAGGGGCttactgattttttttgggggggtgaataataaattcattaccaaagaggagAAGGGAATATAAAAAAGAGCTCAAAGAGAGAGCAGGGTGGGAGAAAAAATAACCACTCCAAGAGGGCTACAAAAAATCAAGGGGGCAGAAGGATGGCAGGGGAAGACTGGTGTTGGTTTTGTCTCAGAAAAATGCCTACTTGGATGGGACTCCGGGGGTGCTGCCCCTTCCTCTTCTTGCCTATAACTAAATGTTGGGCAAGGGTGGTCATAGATCAGCTGTAAATATGATATCCCTTCCAGCGGGGCAAGGGAGGTAAGATCAAGCGATTGATTTGATATTAGATCGTGCAAAAGGAACGCATCTGCTTTCAAAGTCGAGGACTAGTGTTATTGGACCACAAACAGATGGAAAAAAAGTGCAGTTGTGGCTTGGAATGAGAAGCTCGATAATAGCTTTTTCCCAACCGAAGTGAGTTGATGCTTATTATCGGCATAGTTGTCAAGTCGTCGCCTAGGTGACTGTTGCCTTGTTGCATTGCACCTTACTACAAGGCgcaatatttatttatgtcaaatatcatttaagtagatgaaataatatatattttttatttacttaagataatattcataaataaataaatacccctatttgaatccaataaaaatagtttaaaaataaaattctaaaaaaaaataataataaccccccagtccaagaacaaaatctgGATTTTGGTTTAGAGggatgattttcaacttttaaatgctggggtttttctcaattctaaaaatttcataaatcttctcatggtaaaacattattAAAACCAAAAGaccagtaaaataatcttttgttttgatgtccataaaattattttcttttaggcgattttaacagcattcgagCACTTTAAAAaaagtttgaccagaacataactttgtcattacaactcagatttaagtaattttagacttgttggaaagttgtttttgtctctacctaatacaaaaagtatcatgtgaaaaacaaaattttaatttgaccaatcaaacttactagagaacaagaacatttctctaaatctttattttttatgacttgttgtagcttaatgttgattttttttatgacttgaatgtggcttaatgttgattttttatgatacaaggtatatacagcatactaaataatgttagaaaagaggaaaaataaaaaataccacTTGGGCGACTTAGGCACCTAAGCATCTAAAGTTCTAGACAACCCTCCACTACCTTGATTCGccttggcgccatgacaactatgattaccGAAGAAGCTGCCATTAGAAGTGAGGCTCCATGATGGAATATAAGTCCAGAGAGCCCGGTAGTAAGAAACCTTCCACCTTTAGCCTCTTCAAcaacagaaagaaaaatgaggagCCAAGCTCATGGGTAAGTCTTCCCCGCTTTCATTGCTTGGATTCGGTTCCACCATGGATGTGAGTCCCATTGGGCTTCTTTGGCAGGTGAGGAATGATAGTGTCCCATACGGAGGAAGCTGGCCCAACAGTTGGTGTGTGGTTCCAATGAGTCACTGAAACAATGGCAAGAGGCCTCCTGATCTATCAATAGAGGGAGCACAAATGGGATTTGCTCCCCTTAACAatatgaagaaagaaataagggTCAAATTTAGACCACCCATAGTAGTTCTAAAAAGATCATGAAAGAGGCCATCAAAATGGTACCTGAATCCATTTAAGATACAACAATGTATTGGACCTGAATACGCCGGCCATTTTGGGAAATTCCTCAAGCTCTAGCAGACGGAACCAACCTACTTTTCAAAGAGGATATTCTCCATCTAGAGGGGATACTCATCTATTCAATACTGGACCATCTATAGCGGTCGTATCAATTCTATTAAGTTATTCAATAATTCCTTTTGGCCATCGCCTTGTTCTAGTTGATCTCAGTATAGGACCTATAGGCGTTTTACCATTTTAAGTATCTGTCCTATTGGACTTCTTATGTCAGGGTATGGATCGAATAATAAATATTCTTTTTTCAGTAGGTCTACAAGCTGCTGTTCAATCAATTAGTTATGAAATACCATTAAGTCTATGTGTTATCAATATCTCATATCTAACTGTGTTATCAATATCTCATATCTCCACGTGTGATTCGTTGAGACATAaacttctattttatttacCTTTAACTTTATTTTCACTTTGACTTTGGTTACTAGTAAAGAAGTTGAATGTGTCATCTAGGCACCAACTAGACGTCCAAAGTCCAGACTCTTTCTTGGGTCTAAGGCAACAGCTCACACCTTGTTGACAGTTGACACTTCATGAGTTTACTTTGATTATGTTTATGTTTTGCTTTTTGTTGGATAagcttatattatatcctatactatgtttattatatgttgattttccCATTTTGggtcattactagcataattatatatggcttctatgttgcatataagcataatgatataaaattatcatttgcTATATTACATAGTCATAGATGGCATGCCTAGGTGGGCTCCTTGTCGCCTAGGcacccctccaacaccttgggtcgcctagtcaccttgacaactatgagtaCTTGTTGCCTACAATGGAGCATAATGCTCAGCCAACTAAtggaaaaaattcttagaaggcAAAAGATTGTGCAGACGAAAATAAATATCTAAGAATTAATCAAAATGATCAGTGATTGCACTATCATAAATTCCTGGAAATTCAATGCAACCAAAGAAACCAAATTTCCTGCAATTCCGGCAGATCAACAAGTGCAAGGAATAATACCTTATGGGACAGTTGAGTGATATCCGTGATGGCCCCTCAATTATGTCAGAGTCTATTATTTAACGTAAAAGAAACAAGATGTGTTAGTTGTGCATTCAGGTTTCCAAAAGACCAAACAAATTACGAAATCTAAGTTACAAAAATAGTATTATCAGAAATGTGTACACTATGCAGATCACCAATGAGCAAGAGATAATCATGAGATACTTGGTGTAATATTGTTGTGTTCTACTCATAGTACAACAAGTTACTTCCAACAAAACAACGGAGCATTTATCAAAACTATATCAAGAAAATTCACAGAAATATATTTGAATGTCTTACACAAAATGATATACATTGATGCAAAAGCTAGCCACCAAGCACTAGTTTGTAGAAAACccatattttaaatttcaacaTCCAGGCAAATAATTATGCATATACGATGAGTAAATTTGAtttagcttttttttatttctcaggtAAGGTTTGCTCATCAGGGCATGCTGGTTCCATCCTCTAGATATGTCCCCTCAATTCTTTTATTTGGGGGATGATAGAATGTCTCATTCTGGAGTCCCCAGAGAAAGGAAGATGGAACAATGCTCACTGCTCTCCTTCGTGGTGACGAAATGAATTTTGATGGGAGCTCCCTTAGCAATCCAGGACCATTAAGAGTAGAAGATGTTACAAGATCCAATAACAGCTCTATTGCTTGGATTTTTCCAGCCCATAAGGAGaacgtgttttttttttcctttttcggtgaataaattcattaccaaaagggGAGAACGAAAAAAGGAGTCCCTAAgaataaggaagaaagaagaaaatacagaagtggcaaaaaaagaaaaaaccaggCACTACCCTCATGAAGGGGGGAGTGCAGCTGAATCAAAGAGAGAGGAAGATCCCTACAAACAACAAAAGCTTGTTCCTCGGGTTGTCAAACACTGAGAGGAGGCTAGGGAGGCCTTGCTTTTGACTTCAGAAGCAATAGACTCCCAAATCTGCTAAAAGATCGAGCTGGGGGTCCATTTTCTGAGGttgtgctccatccaaatatgattgATGGTAATCCTAAAGACGAGCTTTCCTATAATGTCATTGCTGGTTTTCCCTCCAAAGTCAtgtccacccaaatccattccctagCAAAAGCCAGAATCCTCTTTCACCTAGGCCAACACTTACCAAGGAGGTCTTCCAAAACCGATGAGGAGAGCGGAcaagtgaagaagagatgattGACATCTTCGTTAGCATAGCAAAACGAGGATTTGCcaatggatgaggaaggattgcgTTGGGTGGCAGTTTGAGAAGGTCAGCCAAACAATGAAGCTATGGCGAGGAATgcaaccctaaaccaaaccgattTGCGCCAAAGTGCTACGAGCTCGGATAAAATCCCACGCCAACTTTGAACCAAGAGGCCCGAAGAAGGAGAACAAAAACATCTCCAAAATCTGCAGGTCTTCTAGGGATGGAAGGAAAAGCACTCCAAATAGCAGACAATATAGGGAAGGAAGAGGGAGTAGGAGCCAACCATCTTCCCAAATGATATCCGCAACCAAGGACTGCTTACTGAAACCCCATACTATGAATAGCTCTGGCAATGATTGAGTGGAGGAAAA from Macadamia integrifolia cultivar HAES 741 unplaced genomic scaffold, SCU_Mint_v3 scaffold688, whole genome shotgun sequence harbors:
- the LOC122069659 gene encoding E4 SUMO-protein ligase PIAL1-like — translated: MAGAITQRQPGSSTGGGVVGGGQVPPGSPMSMANSFRVAAVATRLTSHISGIRTDPNEFINLCLALARGIDYAVANNEVPNRAQELPMVVKQVCHRKNNYSFQAVIMVLMVSVKNACKNGWFLGNDNEELLTLANEILSSFCSSGNINIEPSSAFSAIPEIMSRYDFPFLPPPPGRNQNAENRNFSLLKDENLEISNTSSMAEQNQPIFGLILTDSDIIEGPSRISLNCPISHTRIRTPVKGHLCKHHQCFDYGNFLEINSRRPSWRCPHCNHSVCYTDIRIDQHMVKVLEEVAEGVSDVIILVDGSWKAAFDSNDQTHQPHGGTLSYENNGPEKHEFSKDPANVVDLTGEDDERYTANLFETEDRKPFRDNFQGYSVATSLAIPMAVNTTAEVGLSSGLQIEDDFWEGMFLSISSDTFGPAGSSSMLDTAAGAISEATPTNFVPSPVLTDAISPALNRADVQGATQPTTSVHPVQFSVPFNLQIQPSQFGNSIVSNEYGRTTVSRNISRTPIAIQALPAQTQVPSSNQRLRTNLNSLLPDGAPSVSQSVMDTNGFNAVGGEAEMQQQFSRSLMNPLPTSDIASSSMQQPLMIQSWDHQQRIHFPTQSLPQVVGLLATTQVAGALRSSSQLSHQQLPNSRLPQNMNRPSSLLQSTHFPRTQIQQVGARGVGLATGGTTNQHLLPMSAGLRTAQMARPLTVPVQLHPPRTGPSLAMPMDEQGGGNVLQPVSSADGLGELSSEHNWRPSGRMRGSLTGPAYSAALSQYMGQPTPPAQFSGPPPNQISSPSLSQMHVLVTNSINAHGLRQQAYSRTGEASMPGTLGIHPGRSMGHLG